A stretch of DNA from Candidatus Cloacimonadota bacterium:
AACTTTGTTTCCTGGATCGCTAAAATATCAGGATTTTCATTTTCCAGATATTCTAAAAAATTTTTCTTTAAAACCGCTCTTATACCATTGACATTCCATGAGATGATTTTCATTTCTCTAATCGTTAAACATACGAAATACACAAAAAATTAAATTACTTTTTCTCATATTTCGTCTGAACACCAACTCGTTTACATTCATCATAAATCACACAACTCGAGCATTTTGGATTTCTGGGAAAACAGTGATTCTGACCGAAGGAAACCAAGTATGAATTATACATAATCCAGTATTCTTCAGGAAGTTTTTTCCTTAAAACCATTTCTGTTTCCAGCGGAGTTTTCGTTTTTACATATCCAAGACGATTAGAAATCCGGTGAACATGAGTATCAACGCAAATTGCTGATTTCTTAAATGCAATTGCTCGCACTAAATTTG
This window harbors:
- a CDS encoding endonuclease III codes for the protein TEEIEKMIYPVGFYKNKAIHLKKFPEVLEKEFNNNIPDEIDNLIKLPGVGRKTANLVRAIAFKKSAICVDTHVHRISNRLGYVKTKTPLETEMVLRKKLPEEYWIMYNSYLVSFGQNHCFPRNPKCSSCVIYDECKRVGVQTKYEKK